A single region of the Podospora pseudopauciseta strain CBS 411.78 chromosome 1, whole genome shotgun sequence genome encodes:
- a CDS encoding hypothetical protein (EggNog:ENOG503NUMR; COG:P), translated as MAAPQTNGINPAEATNNETAPLIPHHSHNHNHHHRTPTLFPIPHEGESGRTGFHPSHFFLVLWRSSSPISSFVNLLFPFVIAAFISRIFFSHSHPLWTFALSYIGMIPSANLLGFAGQELARKMPKVAGILIETTFGSIVEIILFVVLIINHDEKEEGGNMVPIIQAAILGSILTNLLLCLGVCFFVGGIRHVSQRFHAIVSEVGSGLLLVAAFGLLIPSAFYSALKSEAKTVEVVIGEGVKVVVPLGHSDDFTLGKLEDDVLKISRATSVALILSFFMYIWYCASSQHSIFDEVIEADEHRDADREADMEKPKFTATEAVIALLLSLACVTALLIFLVDEIEHVVHSGVPDQFLGLILLPLVEKAAEHLTAIDEAWDGVINVALYHCLGPSIQTALFNGPLVVIVGWTLGKPMDLNFEIFMIGLLVLSILVISNFLRDGESNWLEGALLVIVYAITAIACWYYPNPDVASSNSLQQLKLINGTVANAIGGLRQAFTGV; from the exons ATGGCAGCTCCCCAAACAAACGGCATCAACCCAGCCGAAGCCACCAACAATGAAACcgcccccctcatcccccaccacagccacaatcacaaccaccaccaccgcaccCCAActctcttccccatccctcaTGAAGGTGAATCCGGCCGCACAGGCTTCCACCCTtcccacttcttcctcgtcctctggcGCAGCTCgtcccccatctccagcttcgtcaacctcctcttccccttcgtCATCGCCGCCTTCATCTCCcgcatcttcttctcccactcccacccaCTATGGACCTTCGCCCTAAGCTACATAGGCATGATCCCCTCTGCCAATCTCCTCGGTTTTGCCGGACAAGAGCTCGCGAGAAAGATGCCCAAGGTTGCCGGGATTCTAATCGAGACAACATTCGGCTCGATCGTGGAGATTATCCTGTTTGTGGTCTTGATCATCAACCATGACGagaaagaggaaggggggaacATGGTCCCTATCATCCAGGCGGCGATCTTGGGGAGTATCCTCACCAACCTGCTCTTGTGCTTGGGAGTCTGCTTTTTCGTCGGCGGGATAAGGCATGTCAGCCAGAGGTTCCACGCGATTGTGTCAGAGGTTGGAAGCGGGTTGTTGCTTGTGGCCGCGTTTGGGCTTTTGATCCCTAGCGCGTTTTACTCTGCGCTCAAGTCGGAGGcgaagacggtggaggtggtaattggggagggggtgaaagTTGTTGTGCCTTTGGGGCATAGTGATGATTTCACATTGGGGAAGTTGGAAGATGATGTCCTTAAAATCAGCAGGGCGACGTCTGTTGCGTTGATTCTGAGCTTTTTCATGTACATCTGGTACTGCGCAAGCAGTCAGCACAGCATCTTTGACGAGGTGATCGAGGCGGATGAGCACAGGGATGCCGATCGGGAGGCAGATATGGAGAAGCCGAAGTTTACTGCTACCGAGGCGGTGATAGCTTTGCTTCTGTCGTTGGCGTGTGTCACGGCTTTGCTGATATTCCTGGTCGATGAGATTGAACATGTGGTGCATAGCGGTGTGCCGGATCAGTTCTTGGGTTTGATCTTGTTGCCGTTGGTTGAAAAAGCAGCGGAGCATTTGACTGCAATCGACGAGGCTTGGG ATGGTGTGATCAATGTTGCGCTGTATCACTGCCTGGGACCCTCCATCCAGACAGCGCTCTTCAATGGCCCACTAGTGGTCATCGTTGGCTGGACTTTGGGCAAGCCCATGGATCTCAACTTTGAGATATTCATGATCGGGTTGCTTGTCTTGTCGATCCTAGTAATAAGCAACTTCCTGCGAGATGGGGAGTCCAACTGGCTCGAGGGTGCTCTTCTTGTG ATCGTTTATGCCATCACAGCAATTGCCTGCTGGTACTATCCCAATCCCGACGTAGCATCATCCAACAGTCTACAACAACTAAAACTAATCAACGGAACTGTCGCAAATGCGATCGGGGGGTTGAGGCAAGCATTTACCGGAGTGTAA